A region from the Streptomyces tsukubensis genome encodes:
- a CDS encoding SGM_5486 family transporter-associated protein — protein MKPVLEPNPQNGQRKLLLVFATMIGFFVVVGIIATIASP, from the coding sequence ATGAAGCCAGTTCTCGAACCCAATCCCCAGAACGGACAGCGCAAGCTGCTCCTCGTCTTCGCGACGATGATCGGCTTCTTCGTCGTGGTCGGCATCATCGCCACCATCGCCTCGCCCTGA
- a CDS encoding CynX/NimT family MFS transporter, giving the protein MSDESAARTAAPAAVRTPSGARPVPGPVDPAPPASAAFRSVWFPRLVMVAVVLAALNLRPAITGLGALLEEVRAGLGMSGAVAGVLTSVPAVTFAVFGIAAPRLARRHGPAAVVCAGMAAIAAGLLIRPYAGGTPGFVAATALALIGIAVSNVLMPVIVKRYFPDRVGTMTGLYSMSLAIGTSVAAAATVPLTGALGGEWRTGLAVWGLLAVAAVLPWVLVVRSRGRHPDTAPVPAASAAPDSAPAAGRPAGSIVRSPTAWALAGFFGLQATGAYITMGWLPQIFRDAGVPASTAGVLLAVTMVMGVPLAFVIPRLAARFRTQGPIAAVLGLSGLAGYTGLLLAPAEGAWAWALLLGLSNCAFPLALTMIGMRSRSAAGTVRLSAFAQSTGYLISIPGPLLVGVLYEHTGSWGLPVALMAGLLVPQIVLGTLAGRDRTIEDETGMRD; this is encoded by the coding sequence ATGTCTGACGAGTCCGCTGCCCGTACCGCTGCCCCGGCGGCCGTCCGTACGCCCTCCGGCGCACGGCCGGTCCCCGGCCCCGTGGACCCGGCCCCACCGGCGTCCGCCGCCTTCCGGAGCGTCTGGTTCCCCCGGCTCGTCATGGTCGCCGTCGTCCTGGCCGCCCTCAACCTCCGCCCCGCCATCACCGGCCTCGGCGCCCTGCTGGAGGAGGTCCGCGCCGGGCTGGGCATGAGCGGAGCCGTCGCCGGGGTCCTCACCTCGGTCCCCGCGGTCACCTTCGCCGTCTTCGGTATCGCCGCACCCCGGCTGGCCCGGCGCCACGGACCCGCCGCCGTCGTCTGCGCGGGCATGGCCGCCATCGCCGCCGGGCTGCTGATCCGGCCCTACGCGGGAGGCACCCCCGGATTCGTCGCCGCCACCGCCCTGGCGCTGATCGGCATCGCCGTGAGCAACGTCCTGATGCCGGTGATCGTCAAGCGGTACTTCCCCGACCGGGTCGGCACCATGACCGGGCTCTACTCCATGTCCCTGGCCATCGGCACCTCCGTCGCGGCCGCCGCCACCGTCCCGCTGACCGGTGCGCTGGGCGGCGAGTGGCGGACCGGGCTCGCGGTCTGGGGACTGCTCGCGGTCGCCGCGGTGCTGCCGTGGGTTCTGGTGGTACGGAGCCGGGGGCGCCACCCCGATACGGCCCCGGTCCCGGCCGCTTCCGCTGCCCCGGACTCCGCCCCGGCCGCCGGCCGCCCCGCCGGGTCGATCGTCCGCAGCCCCACCGCCTGGGCGCTCGCCGGATTCTTCGGCCTCCAGGCCACCGGCGCGTACATCACCATGGGCTGGCTGCCGCAGATCTTCCGGGACGCGGGCGTCCCCGCCTCCACCGCCGGGGTGCTGCTCGCCGTCACCATGGTCATGGGCGTACCGCTCGCCTTCGTCATCCCCCGGCTCGCCGCCCGCTTCCGCACCCAGGGCCCCATCGCCGCCGTCCTCGGCCTGAGCGGACTCGCCGGATACACCGGACTGCTCCTGGCACCCGCCGAGGGCGCCTGGGCCTGGGCCCTGCTGCTCGGGCTCTCCAACTGCGCCTTCCCGCTCGCCCTCACCATGATCGGCATGCGTTCGCGCTCCGCGGCCGGAACCGTCAGGCTCTCCGCGTTCGCCCAGTCCACCGGCTATCTGATCTCCATCCCCGGCCCGCTGCTGGTCGGCGTCCTCTACGAGCACACCGGCAGCTGGGGGCTGCCCGTCGCACTGATGGCGGGGCTGCTGGTACCGCAGATCGTGCTCGGGACGCTGGCAGGCCGGGACCGGACGATAGAGGACGAGACGGGGATGCGAGACTGA
- a CDS encoding FadR/GntR family transcriptional regulator: MSLTSPRRSGLTDQVIAQLRNQITSGEWPVGSRIPTEPELVEQLGVARNTVREAVRALAHNGLLDIRQGSGTYVLATSELAGVMHRRFAEASPRHVAEVRSALESTAAGLAAERRTERDLQQLDALLVRREEAWRSGDAAQFVAADMTFHMAVVAAAHNEVLGELYADLGDVLRNWLTEDVGPELRPEHHMDHATLVEAIRSGDGETAAAEAAGYPFACLSRPRTAGG; this comes from the coding sequence ATGTCGTTGACCTCTCCCCGGCGCTCGGGGCTCACCGACCAGGTGATCGCACAGCTGCGGAACCAGATCACCTCCGGCGAGTGGCCGGTCGGCTCGCGCATCCCCACCGAACCGGAGCTGGTGGAGCAGCTCGGCGTGGCCCGCAACACGGTCCGCGAGGCGGTTCGCGCCCTGGCCCACAACGGTCTGCTGGACATCCGCCAGGGTTCGGGCACCTATGTCCTCGCGACCAGTGAACTGGCCGGGGTGATGCACCGCCGCTTCGCCGAGGCCTCGCCTCGCCATGTCGCCGAGGTGCGCTCGGCCCTGGAGTCCACCGCCGCCGGGCTGGCCGCCGAGCGGCGTACCGAACGCGATCTCCAGCAGCTCGACGCACTGCTGGTCCGGCGGGAGGAGGCCTGGCGGAGCGGGGACGCGGCGCAGTTCGTCGCCGCCGATATGACCTTCCACATGGCGGTCGTCGCGGCCGCCCACAACGAGGTGCTCGGCGAGCTGTACGCGGACCTGGGGGACGTCCTGCGCAACTGGCTGACCGAGGACGTCGGGCCCGAGCTGCGGCCGGAGCACCATATGGACCACGCGACGCTGGTCGAGGCGATCCGCTCCGGCGACGGCGAGACCGCGGCGGCGGAGGCGGCCGGCTATCCGTTCGCCTGTCTCAGCCGCCCCCGAACGGCTGGTGGGTGA
- the fabI gene encoding enoyl-ACP reductase FabI encodes MSGILAGKRILVTGVLTDASIAFHAAKVAQEEGAEVILTGFGRLSLVERISKRLPKPVPVIELDVTNQEHLDGLADRIREHASDDSGLDGIVHSIAFGPQGAFNFLGASWEDVSTAVQVSAYSHKSLAMACLPLMEERGGSIVGLTFDATVAWPKYDWMGVAKAALESTNRYLARDLGPKGIRCNLISAGPLKSMAAKSIPGFEDLSDVWNHRAPLGWDQTDPDPAGRGIVGLLSDFFPRTTGSVLHVDGGVHMMGA; translated from the coding sequence ATGAGTGGAATCCTCGCCGGCAAGCGCATCCTCGTCACGGGTGTCCTCACCGACGCCTCCATCGCCTTCCACGCCGCCAAGGTGGCGCAGGAGGAGGGCGCGGAGGTCATCCTCACCGGCTTCGGCCGGCTCTCCCTCGTCGAGCGGATCTCCAAGCGGCTTCCCAAGCCCGTGCCGGTGATCGAACTGGACGTCACCAACCAGGAGCACCTCGACGGGCTCGCGGACCGGATCCGGGAGCACGCGAGCGACGACTCCGGTCTCGACGGCATCGTCCACTCCATCGCCTTCGGGCCGCAGGGCGCGTTCAACTTCCTGGGGGCTTCCTGGGAGGACGTGTCCACCGCCGTCCAGGTCTCGGCCTACTCCCACAAGTCGCTGGCGATGGCCTGTCTGCCGCTGATGGAGGAGCGCGGCGGTTCGATCGTGGGCCTCACCTTCGACGCCACCGTCGCCTGGCCGAAGTACGACTGGATGGGCGTCGCCAAGGCGGCCCTGGAGTCCACCAACCGCTACCTCGCGCGCGATCTGGGCCCCAAGGGCATCCGCTGCAACCTCATCTCCGCCGGCCCCCTCAAGTCGATGGCCGCCAAGTCGATCCCCGGTTTCGAGGACCTCTCGGACGTGTGGAACCACCGGGCGCCGCTCGGCTGGGACCAGACCGACCCGGACCCGGCGGGCCGCGGCATCGTCGGTCTGCTGTCGGACTTCTTCCCCCGCACCACCGGCTCGGTCCTGCACGTGGACGGCGGCGTCCACATGATGGGTGCCTGA
- the fabG gene encoding 3-oxoacyl-[acyl-carrier-protein] reductase: MSRSVLVTGGNRGIGLAIARAFADAGDQVAITYRSGEPPAGFLAVRCDITDSEQVEQAYKEIEEKHGPVEVLVANAGITKDQLLMRMSEEDFVSVLDTNLTGTFRVVKRANRAMLRAKKGRVVLISSVVGLLGSAGQANYAASKAGLVGFARSLARELGSRNITFNVVAPGFVDTDMTQSLSEEQRKGIIAQVPAGRYAQPEEIAAAVRFLASDDASYITGAVIPVDGGLGMGH; this comes from the coding sequence TTGAGCCGCTCGGTTCTTGTCACCGGAGGAAACCGGGGCATCGGCCTCGCCATCGCCCGCGCATTCGCCGACGCGGGCGACCAGGTCGCGATCACATACCGCTCCGGCGAGCCTCCGGCGGGCTTCCTCGCCGTCCGGTGCGACATCACCGACTCCGAGCAGGTGGAGCAGGCGTACAAGGAGATCGAGGAGAAGCACGGCCCGGTCGAGGTGCTGGTGGCCAATGCCGGCATCACCAAGGACCAGTTGCTGATGCGGATGTCGGAGGAGGACTTCGTCTCCGTCCTCGACACCAACCTCACGGGCACCTTCCGCGTCGTCAAGCGCGCCAACCGGGCGATGCTGCGCGCCAAGAAGGGCCGCGTGGTCCTGATCTCGTCCGTCGTCGGACTCCTCGGCTCCGCCGGACAGGCCAACTACGCCGCCTCCAAGGCCGGTCTCGTCGGCTTCGCCCGATCCCTCGCCCGGGAGCTGGGCTCCCGGAACATCACCTTCAACGTCGTCGCGCCCGGCTTCGTCGACACCGACATGACGCAGTCGCTCAGCGAGGAGCAGCGGAAGGGCATCATTGCCCAGGTCCCGGCCGGCCGCTACGCGCAGCCGGAGGAGATCGCCGCCGCCGTGCGCTTCCTCGCCTCCGACGACGCCTCGTACATCACTGGAGCCGTCATTCCCGTTGACGGCGGATTGGGCATGGGTCACTGA
- a CDS encoding TldD/PmbA family protein produces the protein MPHSIDAAFTALPLRALADAALARARALGADHADFRLERVRSASWRLRDARPAGSSDTTDLGYAVRVVHGGAWGFASGVDLTMDAAARVAGQAVAMAKLSARVIAAAGSDERVELADEPVHADRSWVSSYEINPFDVPDAEKAALLAERSARLLAADGVAHVDASLLTVQENKFYADTAGTVTTQQRVRLHPEFTAVAVNESSGEFDSMRTIAPPAGRGWEYLTGTGWDWESELERIPELLAEKMRAPGVEAGRYDLVVDPSNLWLTIHESIGHATELDRALGYEAAYAGTSFATFDQLGKLEYGSSVMNVTGDRTAEHGLATVGYDDEGVEAQSWDLIRNGRLVGYQLDRRIAKLTGLGRSNGCAFADSPGHVPVQRMANVSLQPAPGGLSTEDLIGGVERGIYVVGDRSWSIDMQRYNFQFTGQRFFRIENGRLAGQLRDVAYQATTTEFWGSMEQVGGPQTYVLGGAFNCGKAQPGQVAAVSHGCPSALFRGVNILNTTQEAGR, from the coding sequence GTGCCTCATTCCATCGACGCGGCGTTCACGGCGCTGCCGCTGCGGGCGCTCGCCGACGCGGCGCTGGCCCGGGCGAGGGCCCTCGGCGCCGATCACGCCGACTTCCGGCTCGAACGGGTCCGCAGTGCCTCCTGGCGGCTGCGGGACGCCCGCCCGGCCGGGTCCTCCGACACCACCGACCTCGGGTACGCGGTCCGGGTGGTGCACGGCGGTGCCTGGGGCTTCGCCTCCGGGGTGGACCTGACCATGGACGCGGCGGCCCGGGTGGCGGGGCAGGCGGTGGCGATGGCGAAGCTGTCGGCGCGGGTGATCGCGGCGGCGGGTTCGGACGAGCGGGTGGAGCTGGCCGACGAGCCGGTGCACGCGGACCGGAGCTGGGTCTCGTCGTACGAGATCAACCCCTTCGACGTGCCGGACGCGGAGAAGGCCGCGCTGCTGGCCGAGCGGAGCGCGCGGCTGCTCGCGGCGGACGGGGTCGCGCATGTCGACGCGTCGCTGCTGACCGTGCAGGAGAACAAGTTCTACGCGGACACCGCGGGGACCGTCACCACCCAGCAGCGGGTCCGGCTCCACCCGGAGTTCACGGCGGTCGCGGTGAACGAGTCGTCCGGCGAGTTCGACTCGATGCGGACGATCGCGCCGCCCGCGGGCCGGGGCTGGGAGTATCTGACCGGCACCGGCTGGGACTGGGAGTCGGAGCTGGAACGGATCCCGGAGCTGCTGGCGGAGAAGATGCGGGCGCCGGGCGTCGAGGCGGGCCGCTACGACTTGGTCGTCGACCCCTCCAACCTCTGGCTGACCATCCACGAGTCGATCGGTCACGCCACCGAGCTGGACCGGGCGCTGGGCTACGAGGCGGCGTACGCGGGCACCTCGTTCGCCACCTTCGACCAGCTGGGGAAGCTGGAGTACGGCTCCTCGGTGATGAACGTGACCGGCGACCGTACCGCGGAGCACGGACTGGCGACGGTCGGGTACGACGACGAGGGCGTCGAGGCCCAGTCCTGGGACCTGATCAGGAACGGCAGGCTGGTGGGCTACCAGCTCGACCGGCGGATCGCGAAGCTGACCGGTCTCGGCCGGTCGAACGGCTGCGCGTTCGCGGACTCCCCCGGGCACGTACCGGTGCAGCGGATGGCGAACGTCTCGCTCCAGCCGGCGCCGGGCGGGCTGTCCACGGAGGACCTGATCGGGGGCGTCGAGCGGGGGATCTACGTGGTCGGGGACCGTTCCTGGTCCATCGACATGCAGCGGTACAACTTCCAGTTCACGGGACAGCGGTTCTTCCGTATCGAGAACGGGCGGCTGGCGGGACAGCTCCGGGATGTGGCGTACCAGGCCACGACCACCGAGTTCTGGGGGTCGATGGAGCAGGTCGGCGGCCCGCAGACCTATGTGCTGGGCGGCGCCTTCAACTGCGGCAAGGCCCAGCCGGGCCAGGTCGCGGCGGTCTCCCACGGCTGCCCGTCGGCGCTGTTCCGCGGCGTCAACATCTTGAATACGACGCAGGAGGCGGGCCGGTGA
- a CDS encoding metallopeptidase TldD-related protein, with protein MSRTTKPHEIVERALELSTADGCVVIADEHSTANLRWAANALTTNGVTRGRTLTVIATVDGAEGTASGVVTRSAVTDADLEPLVRAAEAAARSAGPAEDAQPLVPGRAADPGFTEGPAETSSAVFERFAPALGESFARARAGGRELYGFANHELTSTYLGTSTGLRLRHDQPNGTLELNAKSPDRSRSAWAGRATRDFTDVDPAALDEELAGRLAWAGRRIELPAGRYETLLPPTAVADLLIYQSWSSAARDAAEGRTVFSRPGGGTRLGEKLASLPLTLRSDPNEPGLESSPFVIAHSSGDDASVFDNGMPIAPVDWIRSGTLEHLVTTRHSAGLTGLPVAPGAGNLILDGGGDRSLAEMVAGTERGLLLTCLWYIREVDPATLLLTGLTRDGVYLVENGEVVGEVNNFRFNESPVDLLSRAVEAGRTERTLPREWGDWFTRAAMPALRVPDFNMSSVSAGV; from the coding sequence ATGAGCCGTACCACCAAACCGCACGAGATCGTCGAGCGGGCGCTGGAGCTGTCCACCGCCGACGGCTGTGTCGTCATCGCGGACGAGCACTCCACCGCCAATCTGCGGTGGGCCGCGAACGCGCTCACCACCAACGGGGTCACCCGGGGCCGGACCCTCACGGTCATCGCGACCGTGGACGGCGCCGAGGGCACGGCGTCGGGGGTGGTGACCCGGTCGGCCGTCACCGACGCCGATCTGGAACCGCTGGTACGGGCCGCGGAGGCGGCCGCCCGGTCCGCCGGGCCCGCCGAGGACGCCCAGCCGCTGGTGCCGGGCCGGGCTGCCGATCCGGGGTTCACCGAGGGGCCCGCCGAGACCTCGTCCGCCGTCTTCGAGCGGTTCGCCCCGGCACTGGGCGAGTCGTTCGCCCGCGCCCGGGCCGGCGGCCGGGAGCTGTACGGCTTCGCCAACCACGAGCTGACCTCGACCTATCTCGGCACCTCGACCGGGCTGCGGCTCCGGCACGACCAGCCGAACGGGACGCTGGAGCTGAACGCCAAATCCCCCGACCGGTCCCGGTCGGCCTGGGCCGGACGGGCCACCCGTGACTTCACGGACGTGGACCCGGCGGCGCTGGACGAGGAGCTGGCCGGACGGCTCGCCTGGGCCGGGCGGCGCATCGAGCTGCCCGCCGGACGGTACGAGACGCTGCTGCCGCCCACGGCCGTCGCGGATCTCCTGATCTACCAGTCGTGGTCGTCGGCCGCCCGGGACGCGGCCGAGGGCCGTACCGTCTTCTCCAGGCCCGGCGGCGGCACCCGGCTGGGCGAGAAGCTGGCCTCGCTGCCGCTGACCCTGCGCAGCGACCCGAACGAGCCGGGACTGGAGTCGTCGCCGTTCGTGATCGCCCACTCCTCGGGCGACGACGCGTCGGTCTTCGACAACGGAATGCCGATCGCGCCGGTCGACTGGATCCGGTCCGGGACCCTGGAGCATCTGGTCACCACCCGGCACAGCGCCGGGCTGACCGGGCTGCCGGTGGCGCCGGGCGCGGGCAATCTGATCCTCGACGGCGGCGGGGACCGTTCGCTCGCGGAGATGGTCGCGGGTACCGAGCGCGGGCTGCTGCTGACCTGCCTCTGGTACATCCGCGAGGTCGATCCGGCGACCCTGCTGCTGACCGGTCTGACCAGGGACGGGGTCTATCTGGTCGAGAACGGCGAGGTGGTGGGCGAGGTGAACAACTTCCGCTTCAACGAATCGCCCGTCGATCTGCTGTCCCGGGCCGTGGAGGCGGGCCGCACCGAGCGGACGCTGCCGCGGGAATGGGGCGACTGGTTCACCCGGGCCGCGATGCCCGCGCTGCGGGTCCCCGATTTCAATATGAGTTCGGTCAGCGCGGGCGTATAA
- the tyrS gene encoding tyrosine--tRNA ligase yields the protein MTDIVDELQWRGLIALSTDEDALRKAFADGPVTFYCGFDPTAPSLHLGNLVQILTMRRIQQAGHRPLGLVGGATGLIGDPKPTAERTLNDPETVAAWVGRLRGQIERFLDFEGPYAATMVNNLDWTQGLSAIGFLRDVGKYFRVNKMIAKEAVARRLNSDAGISYTEFSYQILQGMDFLELYRRHGCVLQTGGSDQWGNLTAGTDLIHRVEPEARVHALATPLITKADGTKFGKTESGTVWLDPERTSPYAFYQFWLNADDRDVSKFLRIFSFRSRADIEELERQTEERPQARAAQRALAEELTTLVHGADQCAAAVNASKALFGQGELGELDEATLRAALAELPQARLAEPGAVVDLFAEVGLVASKSAARRTVKEGGAYVNNVKVTAEDAVVSRDELLHGRWLVLRRGKKNLAAVEIG from the coding sequence GTGACGGACATCGTCGACGAACTGCAGTGGCGGGGGCTGATCGCCCTCTCCACTGACGAGGACGCATTGCGCAAGGCGTTCGCGGACGGTCCCGTCACGTTCTATTGCGGCTTCGACCCGACCGCGCCCAGTCTCCACCTGGGCAATCTGGTCCAGATCCTCACCATGCGCCGCATCCAGCAGGCGGGCCACCGCCCGCTGGGTCTGGTCGGCGGGGCGACGGGTCTGATCGGTGACCCCAAGCCGACGGCGGAGCGGACGCTCAACGATCCGGAGACCGTCGCGGCCTGGGTCGGCCGGCTCCGCGGCCAGATCGAACGGTTCCTCGACTTCGAGGGCCCGTACGCGGCCACCATGGTCAACAATCTGGACTGGACGCAGGGCCTGTCGGCGATCGGGTTCCTCCGGGACGTCGGCAAGTACTTCCGGGTGAACAAGATGATCGCGAAGGAGGCGGTCGCCCGGCGGCTGAACTCCGACGCGGGCATCAGCTACACCGAGTTCAGCTACCAGATCCTCCAGGGGATGGACTTCCTGGAGCTGTACCGGCGCCACGGCTGTGTGCTCCAGACCGGCGGCAGCGACCAGTGGGGCAATCTGACCGCGGGCACGGATCTGATCCACCGGGTCGAGCCGGAGGCCCGGGTCCACGCCCTGGCCACCCCCCTGATCACCAAGGCCGACGGCACCAAGTTCGGCAAGACGGAGTCGGGCACGGTCTGGCTGGACCCGGAGCGGACCAGTCCGTACGCCTTCTACCAGTTCTGGCTGAACGCGGACGACCGCGATGTCTCGAAGTTCCTCCGGATCTTCAGCTTCCGCTCCCGGGCGGACATCGAGGAGCTGGAGCGGCAGACCGAGGAGCGCCCTCAGGCGCGGGCGGCCCAGCGGGCCCTCGCGGAGGAGCTGACGACTCTGGTGCACGGCGCCGACCAGTGCGCGGCTGCCGTGAACGCGTCGAAGGCGCTGTTCGGGCAGGGCGAACTGGGTGAACTCGACGAGGCGACGCTGCGCGCCGCGCTGGCGGAGCTGCCGCAGGCGCGGCTCGCGGAGCCGGGTGCCGTGGTCGACCTCTTCGCCGAGGTCGGCCTGGTCGCCAGCAAGTCGGCGGCGCGCCGGACCGTGAAGGAGGGCGGGGCCTACGTGAACAACGTCAAGGTCACCGCCGAGGACGCGGTCGTCTCGCGGGACGAGCTGCTGCACGGCCGCTGGCTGGTGCTGCGCCGGGGCAAGAAGAACCTGGCAGCGGTCGAGATCGGCTGA
- a CDS encoding GlsB/YeaQ/YmgE family stress response membrane protein, with translation MGWLWAIIVGFVLGLLAKLVLPGKQHLPLWLATICGIGGAVIGNWIAAGLGVAETAGIDWSRHAFQLVAAVILVFLGDRAWVAMKGSKQKA, from the coding sequence ATGGGCTGGTTGTGGGCGATCATCGTGGGATTCGTGCTGGGCCTGCTGGCGAAGCTGGTCCTGCCCGGCAAGCAGCACCTCCCCTTGTGGCTCGCCACCATCTGCGGCATCGGTGGCGCCGTGATCGGCAACTGGATCGCGGCCGGACTCGGAGTCGCGGAAACCGCCGGCATCGACTGGAGCCGCCACGCGTTCCAGCTGGTGGCCGCCGTCATCCTCGTCTTCCTGGGCGACCGCGCCTGGGTGGCGATGAAGGGCAGCAAACAGAAAGCGTGA
- a CDS encoding DUF3099 domain-containing protein, with amino-acid sequence MRRSVGTEVFRITGARQGLAEDVRGRQRRYVISMVVRTVSFVAAAVLWNVERPVAVVAIVLGMLLPYVAVVIANAGRERPPSLPSTFVPVTTRPMLAAPAPTPESAAEPAETVNNGAATAGKTSDQ; translated from the coding sequence ATGCGGCGGAGCGTGGGTACGGAGGTCTTCCGGATCACGGGGGCCCGGCAGGGGCTGGCCGAGGACGTCCGGGGGCGGCAGCGCCGCTATGTGATCTCCATGGTGGTGCGGACGGTGTCGTTCGTGGCGGCGGCCGTCCTCTGGAACGTCGAACGTCCGGTGGCGGTCGTCGCCATCGTGCTCGGGATGCTGCTCCCCTATGTCGCGGTGGTGATCGCCAACGCGGGCCGGGAGCGGCCCCCGTCCCTGCCCTCGACCTTCGTTCCGGTGACCACCCGGCCGATGCTCGCGGCCCCGGCGCCGACGCCGGAGAGCGCCGCCGAGCCCGCAGAAACCGTGAACAACGGAGCGGCAACCGCCGGTAAAACATCGGATCAATAG
- the moaA gene encoding GTP 3',8-cyclase MoaA codes for MLVDTYGRIATDLRVSLTDRCNLRCTYCMPEEGLRWLAKPELLTDDEIVRLVRIAVTELGITEVRFTGGEPLLRPGLVGIVERCAALTPRPRLSLTTNGIGLRRTAAALRAAGLDRVNVSLDTLRPEVFRTLTRRDRHRDVVDGLEAARAAGLTPVKVNAVLMPGINDDEAPALLAWAVEQGYELRFIEQMPLDAQHGWKRDGMVTAGAILDSLRTRFALTPEQPDERGSAPAERWTVDGGPHRVGVIASVTRPFCADCDRTRLTADGQVRTCLFAREETDLRTALRSGRPDEEIAGLWRLAMRGKKAGSGLDDPAFLQPDRPMSAIGG; via the coding sequence GTGCTCGTCGACACCTACGGCCGGATCGCCACGGACCTGAGGGTCTCGCTGACCGACCGGTGCAATCTGCGGTGCACCTACTGCATGCCCGAAGAGGGGCTGCGCTGGCTCGCCAAACCCGAGCTGCTCACCGACGACGAGATCGTCCGGCTGGTCCGGATCGCCGTCACCGAGCTGGGTATCACCGAGGTCCGCTTCACCGGAGGCGAACCCCTGCTCCGGCCCGGGCTCGTCGGGATCGTCGAGCGGTGCGCCGCGCTCACCCCCCGCCCCCGGCTCTCCCTGACGACGAACGGCATCGGGCTCCGCCGTACCGCCGCCGCGCTCCGCGCCGCCGGTCTCGACCGGGTCAACGTCTCCCTGGACACCCTGCGGCCCGAGGTCTTCCGGACCCTCACCCGCAGGGACCGCCACCGCGATGTCGTCGACGGGCTGGAGGCCGCCCGCGCCGCCGGACTCACCCCGGTCAAGGTCAATGCCGTCCTGATGCCCGGGATCAACGACGACGAAGCCCCCGCCCTGCTGGCCTGGGCCGTCGAGCAGGGGTACGAGCTCCGCTTCATCGAGCAGATGCCGCTCGACGCCCAGCACGGCTGGAAGCGCGACGGCATGGTCACCGCCGGGGCCATCCTGGACTCGCTCCGCACCCGCTTCGCCCTCACCCCCGAGCAGCCGGACGAACGCGGCTCGGCCCCCGCCGAACGCTGGACCGTCGACGGCGGGCCGCACCGCGTGGGAGTGATTGCCTCGGTCACCCGGCCCTTCTGCGCCGACTGCGACCGCACCCGGCTCACCGCCGACGGCCAGGTGCGGACCTGCCTCTTCGCACGGGAGGAAACCGATCTGCGCACCGCCCTGCGCTCCGGGCGGCCGGACGAGGAGATAGCCGGCCTCTGGCGGCTGGCGATGCGGGGCAAGAAGGCGGGATCGGGCCTCGACGACCCGGCGTTCCTCCAGCCCGATCGCCCCATGTCCGCCATCGGCGGCTGA